One stretch of Serinicoccus hydrothermalis DNA includes these proteins:
- a CDS encoding DUF3817 domain-containing protein, whose protein sequence is MLSPGPGRLLRLLADAEAVTWVLLLVGMALKYLTGTTDLGVSIAGPVHGFVFLAYCVVVVIVGIDQRWGAGRIVLGLASAIPPFVTIPFERSVRRRGLAGQRWRLRDGTGHTAVERALAAVLRRPLPSVLVALLLVAAVFSALLAVGPPVG, encoded by the coding sequence GTGCTCTCCCCCGGTCCCGGTCGCCTGCTCCGCCTGCTCGCCGACGCCGAGGCGGTGACCTGGGTGCTGCTGCTGGTGGGCATGGCGCTGAAGTACCTCACCGGCACCACCGACCTGGGCGTGAGCATCGCCGGTCCCGTCCACGGCTTCGTCTTCCTCGCCTACTGCGTCGTCGTGGTCATCGTCGGGATCGACCAGCGGTGGGGCGCCGGGCGGATCGTGCTCGGCCTGGCCAGCGCCATCCCGCCCTTCGTGACGATCCCCTTCGAGCGTTCGGTGCGCCGCCGCGGGCTGGCCGGCCAGCGCTGGCGGCTGCGCGATGGCACCGGGCATACCGCGGTCGAGCGGGCGCTCGCGGCGGTGCTGCGGCGGCCGCTGCCCTCGGTCCTGGTGGCGCTGCTGCTCGTGGCGGCCGTCTTCTCCGCCCTGCTGGCCGTGGGACCTCCCGTCGGCTGA
- a CDS encoding polyphosphate polymerase domain-containing protein, translating to MSPLASLSPISLTDLVAESALLTRVDRKYLLTTAQVDAALVDLPAGTRVLEIEGLRRFDYASTYFDTDDRQSYRLAATARRRRWKVRTRSYLDTGTCWLEVKTRGPRGTTVKARQPHPVGMPSTLTADAAGFVERTLRDQGVPRPRDGWDAAPALDTAYRRTTLALADGARATIDTALRWTSPDGTELAPEGVAIVETKGGSTPTSLDRALWSAGHRPVRISKFATGLALLDPTLPAHRWHRLLTTTGPLAA from the coding sequence ATGAGCCCGCTCGCCAGCCTCTCCCCCATCTCGCTGACGGACCTGGTCGCCGAGTCGGCCCTGCTCACCCGGGTGGACCGAAAGTACCTCCTCACCACCGCCCAGGTCGACGCCGCCCTGGTGGATCTGCCCGCCGGGACGCGCGTCCTGGAGATCGAGGGCCTGCGCCGGTTCGACTACGCCTCGACCTACTTCGACACCGACGACCGGCAGAGCTACCGCCTCGCCGCCACCGCGCGCCGCCGTCGCTGGAAGGTCCGCACCCGCTCCTACCTCGACACCGGGACCTGCTGGCTCGAAGTCAAGACCCGCGGTCCGCGCGGCACCACGGTCAAGGCGCGCCAGCCCCACCCCGTCGGTATGCCGTCTACCCTCACCGCGGACGCGGCCGGCTTCGTGGAGCGCACGCTGCGCGACCAGGGGGTGCCGCGGCCCCGGGACGGGTGGGACGCGGCACCGGCGCTCGACACGGCATACCGCCGGACGACGCTCGCCCTCGCCGACGGCGCCCGCGCCACGATCGACACGGCGCTGCGCTGGACCTCGCCGGACGGCACCGAGCTGGCGCCCGAGGGCGTCGCCATCGTCGAGACCAAGGGCGGGTCTACCCCGACCTCGCTGGACCGCGCGCTCTGGTCCGCCGGTCACCGGCCGGTGCGGATCAGCAAGTTCGCCACCGGCCTGGCCCTGCTCGACCCCACCCTGCCGGCACACCGCTGGCACCGCCTGCTCACCACCACCGGCCCGCTGGCCGCCTGA
- a CDS encoding carbohydrate-binding domain-containing protein — MSTTRTRLRTTAASLAVAALIAGCGVQETTGSTAAGSTVSTSTSDSEGSTEETSGTAGESAAASEDGEAADDDTEDAIGSVGLTTHADGDEADYDAASAVSVELADDGGSSAGSGVEVSSTEEGTDLVTITEAGTYVLSGTLTDGQVVVDVPEEDDVTVVLDGVEITSSLGSALQISSAEDATVVLADGSDNALTDPETYAQTEASVDEETGEEVDAPNAALYSTADLTIAGTGALTVESYGSDGITSKDGLVILSGDITVNAVDDGIRGKDFLSIQGGTLTVTANGDALKSDNTEDGTGIIAVSGDSTEITVAAGDDAVKAENVIDLVDGTLTVTQSLEGLESARIVVEGGTTDVTASDDALNATSDTVTPSVEISGGELTLTSDGDGLDSNGTATMTGGTVVVNGPTMDNNGAVDVDGDFLLSGGTLTAVGSAGMMMAPSTDSEQASIATALSGSVAAGETLTVTDADGAVVAEVEVTKDTASLVLSTADLVAGETYTVSAGGTEVATATAGEYAQMGMGGMGGAPGPDSPSGPTVSGTSPTEIRLQDDAPVW, encoded by the coding sequence ATGAGCACCACCCGCACCCGCCTGCGCACCACCGCCGCCAGCCTCGCCGTCGCCGCCCTGATCGCCGGCTGCGGCGTCCAGGAGACCACCGGCAGCACGGCCGCCGGCAGCACCGTCAGCACGAGCACCTCCGACAGCGAGGGCTCGACCGAGGAGACGAGTGGCACGGCCGGGGAGAGCGCCGCGGCGTCCGAGGACGGCGAGGCCGCCGACGACGACACCGAGGACGCGATCGGCAGCGTCGGCCTCACCACCCACGCCGACGGCGACGAGGCCGACTACGACGCGGCGAGCGCGGTGTCGGTCGAGCTGGCCGACGACGGCGGCAGCAGCGCCGGGAGCGGTGTCGAGGTGAGCAGCACCGAGGAGGGGACCGACCTGGTGACGATCACCGAGGCCGGGACCTACGTCCTCTCCGGGACCCTGACCGACGGCCAGGTCGTCGTCGACGTGCCCGAGGAGGACGACGTCACCGTCGTGCTCGACGGGGTCGAGATCACCAGCTCGCTCGGGTCGGCGCTGCAGATCAGCTCCGCCGAGGACGCGACCGTCGTGCTCGCGGACGGCTCGGACAACGCCCTGACCGACCCCGAGACGTATGCCCAGACCGAGGCGAGCGTCGACGAGGAGACCGGCGAGGAGGTGGACGCGCCCAACGCGGCGCTCTACTCCACCGCTGACCTCACCATCGCGGGCACGGGGGCGCTGACCGTCGAGAGCTACGGCAGCGACGGCATCACGAGCAAGGACGGCCTGGTGATCCTCTCCGGTGATATCACCGTCAACGCCGTCGACGACGGGATCCGCGGCAAGGACTTCCTGTCGATCCAGGGTGGCACCCTCACCGTCACCGCCAACGGCGACGCGTTGAAGTCGGACAACACCGAGGACGGCACCGGCATCATCGCCGTCTCGGGTGACTCGACCGAGATCACCGTCGCGGCCGGCGACGACGCCGTGAAGGCCGAGAACGTCATCGACCTCGTCGACGGCACCCTGACCGTCACCCAGTCGCTCGAAGGACTCGAGTCGGCCCGGATCGTCGTCGAGGGCGGCACCACCGACGTCACCGCCAGCGACGACGCGCTCAACGCCACCTCCGACACGGTCACGCCGAGCGTGGAGATCAGTGGCGGCGAGCTCACCCTCACCTCGGACGGTGACGGTCTCGACTCCAACGGCACGGCCACGATGACCGGCGGCACGGTCGTGGTCAACGGACCCACGATGGACAACAACGGCGCCGTGGACGTCGACGGTGACTTCCTCCTCTCCGGCGGCACCCTCACCGCGGTGGGCAGCGCCGGGATGATGATGGCACCGTCCACCGACAGCGAGCAGGCCTCGATCGCCACCGCTCTGTCCGGCTCGGTCGCGGCCGGCGAGACGCTCACCGTGACGGACGCCGACGGCGCCGTCGTCGCCGAGGTCGAGGTGACCAAGGACACCGCCTCGCTCGTCCTGTCCACCGCCGACCTGGTGGCCGGAGAGACGTATACCGTCAGCGCCGGAGGGACCGAGGTGGCCACCGCGACCGCCGGCGAGTACGCCCAGATGGGCATGGGCGGTATGGGCGGCGCCCCCGGCCCTGACTCCCCCTCAGGACCCACGGTCTCCGGCACTTCCCCGACGGAAATCCGTCTGCAGGATGACGCCCCGGTCTGGTGA
- a CDS encoding sensor histidine kinase: protein MTGTASEVRRTPAQQHWRRAGQAANVLAVLTAGLLDLGTAGVLSGPLRTFGGMEISGLAMAPPVLVMVALLFVRRRYPLPVLLATTGISIAAMLVFTTAQPIFCVLVAVHAAARRGTLRHSLLALAIALTVVPLVMLAVLRSYDDPTPIDWIFPGVFFAVLVMTAWGVATRDRLSHERNRDLHGEIDVRAEQAAHAERHRIARELHDIVAHSVSAMMMQAAGARAMSQSVSKDVPDDARLDTVQRALGTIESTGAQSMRELHRLLGALREDQIHDHLPSSLDLDHAPSAQPGLGDIDALVEVPRSSGLIVEVHRSGHARTVDPSVGAAAYRVVQESLTNALKHAGRGALVDVYLAWQDTELQVQVRSRASHGMRPGTPNGGTGLRGLRERVGLVGGSFEAGWSGEEFINTAVLPVRPPTSGGPAERPAPGTAGRE from the coding sequence GTGACCGGCACTGCTTCTGAGGTACGACGGACCCCGGCGCAGCAGCACTGGCGACGAGCAGGTCAGGCGGCGAACGTCCTGGCCGTGCTGACGGCCGGGCTGCTCGACCTCGGGACCGCCGGAGTGCTGTCCGGTCCGCTGCGCACCTTCGGCGGCATGGAGATCTCGGGTCTGGCCATGGCGCCACCCGTGCTCGTCATGGTCGCTCTCCTCTTCGTCAGGAGGCGCTATCCGCTGCCGGTCCTGCTGGCGACCACCGGCATCTCGATCGCCGCCATGCTGGTCTTCACGACGGCGCAGCCGATCTTCTGCGTCCTGGTCGCCGTGCACGCCGCCGCACGGCGCGGCACCCTGCGGCACTCGCTGCTGGCGCTGGCGATTGCCCTCACCGTGGTCCCGCTGGTGATGCTGGCGGTGCTGCGCTCCTACGACGATCCGACGCCGATCGACTGGATCTTCCCCGGGGTGTTCTTCGCCGTCCTGGTGATGACCGCCTGGGGGGTGGCCACTCGGGACCGGCTCTCGCACGAGCGCAACCGTGACCTGCACGGCGAGATCGACGTCCGGGCCGAGCAGGCTGCGCACGCCGAGCGGCACCGCATCGCCCGCGAGCTGCACGACATCGTCGCCCACTCCGTCAGCGCCATGATGATGCAGGCCGCCGGCGCCCGGGCCATGAGCCAGTCCGTGTCCAAGGACGTGCCCGACGACGCCCGGCTCGACACGGTCCAGCGCGCCCTCGGCACGATCGAGTCGACCGGGGCGCAGAGCATGCGCGAGCTGCACCGGCTCCTCGGAGCGCTGCGCGAGGACCAGATCCACGACCACCTGCCCAGCAGCCTCGACCTCGACCACGCCCCCAGCGCCCAGCCCGGGCTGGGCGACATCGACGCCCTGGTGGAGGTGCCGCGTAGCAGCGGTCTCATCGTCGAGGTCCACCGCTCGGGGCACGCGCGGACGGTCGACCCGTCGGTGGGCGCGGCGGCATACCGGGTGGTGCAGGAGTCGCTCACCAACGCGCTCAAGCACGCCGGGCGCGGTGCGCTCGTGGACGTCTACCTCGCGTGGCAGGACACCGAGCTGCAGGTGCAGGTCCGCTCCCGCGCCAGCCACGGGATGCGTCCGGGGACGCCCAACGGCGGCACCGGGCTCCGCGGGCTGCGCGAGCGGGTGGGGCTCGTCGGCGGGAGTTTTGAGGCCGGGTGGTCCGGTGAGGAGTTCATCAACACCGCCGTCCTGCCGGTGCGGCCGCCCACGAGCGGAGGCCCGGCCGAGCGGCCGGCACCCGGCACGGCGGGGCGGGAGTGA
- a CDS encoding esterase family protein, producing MEREQIDLDTEGVGRGAVIRYGHWGRPVLVFPSEAGRAWDFENNGMLDAVAPLLADGRIKLYAVDSFDHLTWSDNSLPTEERARRHGAYERWILDTVVPLVDEDSPGHDRIVTVGASMGGFHAVNFALKRPDVFGVGISLSGNFDPSSWHGWGELGEATYFANPTAYVAGMEGDHLQWVREHANILLVAGQGAFEVHPTQSLPGAHRMAGILADKGIPHEFDLWGHDSAHDWPWWRKQLEHHLPRFC from the coding sequence ATGGAGCGCGAGCAGATCGATCTCGACACCGAGGGCGTCGGACGGGGCGCGGTCATCCGCTACGGCCACTGGGGCCGGCCGGTGCTGGTCTTCCCCTCCGAGGCCGGCCGGGCGTGGGACTTCGAGAACAACGGGATGCTCGACGCCGTCGCCCCGCTGCTGGCCGACGGACGGATCAAGCTCTACGCGGTCGACTCCTTCGACCACCTGACCTGGAGCGACAACAGCCTGCCGACCGAGGAGCGGGCGCGCCGGCACGGGGCATACGAGCGCTGGATCCTGGACACGGTGGTGCCGCTCGTCGACGAGGACTCACCGGGGCACGACCGCATCGTGACCGTCGGGGCGAGCATGGGCGGCTTTCACGCGGTCAACTTCGCGCTGAAGCGGCCCGACGTCTTCGGCGTCGGCATCAGCCTGTCCGGCAACTTCGACCCCAGCTCGTGGCACGGGTGGGGCGAGCTGGGCGAGGCGACCTACTTCGCCAACCCGACGGCGTATGTCGCGGGCATGGAGGGCGACCATCTGCAGTGGGTGCGCGAGCACGCCAACATCCTGCTGGTCGCCGGGCAGGGCGCCTTCGAGGTGCACCCGACGCAGTCGCTGCCGGGGGCGCACCGGATGGCGGGGATCCTGGCGGACAAGGGCATCCCGCACGAGTTCGACCTGTGGGGCCACGACAGCGCCCATGACTGGCCGTGGTGGCGCAAGCAGCTGGAGCACCACCTGCCGCGCTTCTGCTGA
- a CDS encoding DUF4956 domain-containing protein yields MNALILPAVDLLAIVLLTFAIYLPRHRRTELVPAFLGVNVGVLAVSMALTSSAATVGLGLGLFGVLSIIRLRSSELSQREIAYYFAALTLGLLGGIGVTSLVVGIGLMALVVLALAVGDHPRVAGPQEELQQQLVVLDRAVTDPDELHDRLRALLGGEVVTARTVRLDLVNDSTQVEVGWRASGMTSPTVQAPAGASVTREAVAR; encoded by the coding sequence ATGAACGCCCTGATCCTGCCCGCCGTCGACCTGCTCGCGATCGTCCTGCTGACCTTCGCGATCTACCTGCCCCGGCACCGACGCACCGAGCTGGTCCCGGCCTTCCTCGGGGTCAACGTGGGGGTGCTGGCCGTCAGCATGGCCCTCACCTCCTCGGCCGCGACGGTCGGTCTGGGCCTCGGGCTCTTCGGCGTCCTGTCGATCATCCGGCTGCGCTCCAGCGAGCTCAGCCAGCGCGAGATCGCCTACTACTTCGCCGCGCTCACCCTGGGTCTGCTCGGCGGCATCGGGGTGACCAGCCTCGTGGTCGGCATCGGCCTCATGGCGCTCGTCGTGCTCGCCCTCGCGGTCGGCGACCACCCCCGGGTCGCCGGGCCGCAGGAGGAGCTGCAGCAGCAGCTGGTCGTGCTCGACCGGGCCGTCACCGACCCCGACGAGCTGCACGACCGGCTGCGGGCGCTGCTCGGCGGCGAGGTCGTCACCGCCCGCACGGTGCGCCTGGACCTGGTCAACGACAGCACGCAGGTCGAGGTCGGCTGGCGCGCGTCCGGCATGACCTCGCCGACGGTGCAGGCCCCGGCCGGCGCCTCCGTGACCCGCGAGGCGGTCGCCCGATGA